The Cylindrospermopsis curvispora GIHE-G1 genome contains a region encoding:
- a CDS encoding metal ABC transporter permease — protein sequence MTSLITNIHDLFNLLQFPFMQRAMIGAVLMGTLGGLLGSFATLRQLSFFSHAVGHAALVGVALGVLLNTNPHWMLLPFTLIFGVIVLYIIDQTDLASDSVLSIVLSGSLAIGVILTTMIQGYRGNLMAVLFGDILAIDHTDLILTLIILLISSIFILSTMRSQILLTLNPDVAKVQGIPVEIYRYIFVILLSLAVAVAIKAVGILLVNAFLVIPSATAKLMSEHFSKFLILSVLIGCMSSIVGMIVSGLFNQASGPTIVIVQFLLFVFTFSWVRLRRI from the coding sequence ATGACTAGTCTTATTACTAATATTCACGACTTGTTTAATCTTTTGCAATTTCCATTTATGCAACGTGCCATGATAGGCGCAGTATTAATGGGAACATTGGGGGGGTTATTGGGCAGTTTTGCCACTCTACGCCAACTATCCTTTTTTAGTCATGCGGTGGGTCATGCAGCACTGGTGGGAGTTGCTTTGGGAGTGTTATTAAATACTAATCCCCATTGGATGTTATTGCCATTTACCCTAATTTTTGGTGTCATTGTCCTCTACATAATCGACCAAACTGATTTAGCTAGTGATAGTGTGCTTAGTATAGTCTTATCAGGATCCTTAGCCATCGGTGTGATCCTCACCACCATGATTCAGGGATATCGTGGTAACCTAATGGCGGTTCTCTTTGGGGATATTCTGGCCATTGACCATACGGATTTAATTTTAACCCTGATCATCTTATTAATAAGTAGTATTTTTATATTATCAACTATGCGATCGCAAATTTTGTTGACGTTAAATCCGGATGTGGCTAAGGTTCAAGGTATACCGGTTGAAATTTATCGCTATATTTTTGTGATTTTATTATCTTTGGCAGTTGCGGTAGCAATTAAAGCAGTAGGTATATTACTAGTGAACGCATTTTTAGTAATTCCCTCAGCGACAGCCAAATTAATGAGTGAGCATTTCAGTAAATTTTTAATCTTATCAGTGTTAATAGGTTGTATGAGTAGTATTGTTGGCATGATAGTTTCTGGTCTGTTTAACCAAGCTTCTGGTCCGACCATAGTAATTGTGCAGTTTCTTTTGTTTGTGTTTACTTTTAGTTGGGTTAGATTGAGGAGGATATAA
- a CDS encoding DNA cytosine methyltransferase, producing the protein MMKTVDLFAGCGGLSLGFQNVGFQILAAFDQWRAAVKVYRDNFKHPVYETDLGTQVGLEFIKDLKPQMIIGGPPCQDFSSAGKRDETLGRANLTISYAKIVVDTKPEWFVMENVERIVKSPILKEAILLFKQAGYGISYQVLDASFCGVPQSRKRFFLVGNNQSPDNFLTPYLNKNQSGQPMTLFEYFGNSLGVEYYYRHPRSYARRGVFSIYEPSPTIRGVNRPIPKGYKKHNGDPIEISDQVRPLTTKERSLIQTFPKDFIFNGSKTDLEQMIGNAVPVKLAEYVANCINEYIKDKNQNKITTVRQLELIFD; encoded by the coding sequence ATGATGAAAACAGTAGATTTATTTGCAGGATGTGGGGGATTATCGCTGGGTTTTCAAAATGTAGGTTTTCAAATATTGGCAGCATTTGACCAGTGGAGAGCTGCTGTAAAGGTTTACCGGGACAATTTCAAGCACCCAGTTTACGAAACGGATTTGGGAACTCAAGTAGGACTTGAATTTATCAAAGATCTTAAACCACAAATGATTATTGGTGGTCCACCTTGCCAAGACTTTTCAAGTGCAGGAAAAAGAGATGAAACATTGGGCCGTGCAAACTTGACCATTTCATACGCCAAGATTGTGGTAGATACCAAACCTGAATGGTTTGTCATGGAAAATGTTGAGCGAATAGTTAAAAGTCCTATTCTTAAAGAAGCTATATTACTTTTTAAGCAAGCTGGTTATGGAATTTCTTATCAAGTATTGGATGCAAGTTTCTGTGGAGTTCCACAGTCAAGAAAGCGTTTCTTTTTGGTAGGAAATAACCAGTCACCTGACAATTTTTTAACCCCATATTTGAATAAAAATCAATCCGGTCAACCCATGACATTGTTCGAATATTTTGGCAACTCATTAGGTGTTGAATACTACTACCGACATCCTAGAAGTTATGCAAGAAGAGGAGTTTTTAGCATCTATGAACCAAGTCCAACAATTCGTGGTGTAAATAGACCAATTCCCAAAGGTTATAAGAAGCATAATGGTGACCCAATTGAAATATCAGATCAGGTAAGACCATTAACAACTAAAGAAAGAAGTTTAATTCAAACTTTTCCCAAAGATTTTATTTTCAATGGTAGTAAGACAGATCTAGAGCAAATGATAGGTAACGCGGTTCCAGTAAAACTTGCCGAATATGTTGCAAACTGTATTAATGAATATATTAAAGATAAAAACCAAAACAAAATTACTACTGTCAGACAATTAGAGTTAATATTTGACTAG
- a CDS encoding ferrochelatase, giving the protein MVVTPEKLQHTHEHLPNHDSIAVLLMGYGEVESYEDFANYNEQALNLLTAKFAPVPTWVYPPLAKLLALFDRHEWGHTHHDFISPHNAIFEKQRAGIEHELQHKWGNKVQVFKAFNFCAPFLPGQVLAEIKNQGFEKILIYPLLVVDSIFTSGIAIEQVNKALAELSDGEQHWLKGTRYIPSFYNEPEYISLMARLVEEKVSSDLATNYLPSQIGIVLLNHGCPHKAKGFTSGIDESQILYELVREKLIHRYPLISVGWLNHDTPLIEWTQPNATQAAKNLIQLGAKVVIFMPIGFATENHETLLDVHHIIHDLEKQYSGLDYVQMPCVNDHPQFLKMAAGWANTQISELMKEAGQEVNLQLSVHHHHHH; this is encoded by the coding sequence GTGGTTGTAACACCAGAAAAACTACAACATACTCACGAGCATCTACCAAACCATGACTCCATAGCGGTATTACTAATGGGTTATGGTGAAGTGGAGAGTTATGAGGATTTTGCTAATTATAATGAACAGGCGTTAAATCTGCTCACTGCCAAATTTGCACCCGTTCCTACTTGGGTTTATCCTCCCCTAGCTAAACTTTTGGCACTGTTTGACCGTCATGAATGGGGACATACCCATCATGATTTTATTTCTCCTCACAACGCCATTTTTGAAAAGCAACGAGCAGGGATTGAACACGAATTACAACATAAATGGGGTAATAAGGTTCAAGTTTTCAAAGCTTTTAACTTTTGCGCTCCCTTTTTGCCTGGACAAGTTTTAGCTGAGATCAAAAATCAAGGCTTTGAAAAAATCTTAATCTATCCCTTATTAGTAGTAGACTCTATCTTCACCAGTGGTATAGCGATCGAACAAGTTAATAAAGCTTTAGCAGAATTATCGGATGGGGAACAACATTGGCTCAAGGGAACGCGCTATATTCCGTCCTTTTACAATGAGCCAGAATATATAAGTTTAATGGCAAGACTAGTAGAGGAAAAAGTTAGTAGTGATTTGGCGACTAATTATTTACCTTCCCAAATTGGCATTGTACTGCTCAATCATGGTTGTCCACACAAAGCCAAAGGATTCACATCAGGAATTGATGAAAGTCAAATTCTCTATGAGTTAGTCAGGGAGAAATTAATTCACCGTTATCCCTTAATTTCTGTGGGTTGGTTAAACCACGACACACCTCTAATTGAATGGACTCAACCCAATGCTACTCAAGCTGCCAAAAATTTAATTCAATTGGGTGCTAAAGTGGTGATATTTATGCCCATTGGTTTTGCCACAGAAAATCATGAAACCCTGTTGGATGTACACCATATAATTCATGATTTGGAGAAACAGTATTCTGGTCTAGACTATGTGCAAATGCCTTGTGTTAATGACCACCCACAATTCTTAAAAATGGCTGCCGGTTGGGCTAACACCCAGATTAGCGAGTTGATGAAGGAAGCAGGACAGGAAGTAAATCTTCAATTGTCCGTCCATCATCACCATCACCACTAA
- a CDS encoding MFS transporter translates to MFPTEPTAINQGFSALVKNRNFMLLWIGQLISQLADKVLLILMIDLLEKKYLPPHLSSGTGRFYLYMAFTLPAIFFGSVGGVIVDRMPKKLIMIGSDVIRGVLTLSIAFLPRQLGILLALNFGISSVTQFFAPAEQATIPLMVKKENLMAANALFSSTMMGALIVGYALGSTILNEAEHIGIDFGKELLVGLLYLLSAAIMLPIQFREQRHTSVVNPVAEFLQGWQYLRTNRLVWNAMIQIVALYCVFASLLELSIRLANRLKLEQTDFSFFVAAAGVGMVLGAAIIGHFSQQLDRQPLPLIGFIFMALALGMFIFTYNLPWGLFLCVFLGLGASLVNVPMQTLIQQYTPPSMHGKVFGFQNHAVNIALSFPLLITTKLVNALGLSLFLFGMSLTVAIIGLWTWQNTRE, encoded by the coding sequence ATGTTTCCCACGGAACCTACTGCAATTAATCAAGGCTTTAGTGCCCTGGTCAAAAACCGCAATTTTATGCTGCTGTGGATTGGTCAACTAATATCCCAGTTAGCTGATAAGGTATTATTAATACTAATGATTGATTTATTGGAGAAAAAATACTTACCTCCCCATTTATCATCGGGGACTGGAAGGTTTTATCTGTATATGGCATTTACCCTACCAGCAATATTCTTTGGTTCGGTTGGTGGTGTAATTGTTGACAGAATGCCCAAGAAGTTAATTATGATTGGTTCCGATGTCATTCGCGGTGTATTAACACTGAGTATAGCGTTCTTACCTCGACAGCTGGGGATTCTATTAGCACTGAATTTTGGTATTTCCTCGGTTACTCAATTTTTTGCCCCAGCGGAACAAGCTACCATACCTCTTATGGTCAAAAAAGAGAACTTGATGGCAGCTAATGCTCTATTTAGTAGTACCATGATGGGTGCACTAATAGTGGGTTACGCCTTAGGCTCTACTATTTTAAATGAGGCGGAACATATTGGTATTGATTTTGGTAAAGAACTACTGGTGGGTTTATTATACTTGCTATCTGCTGCTATTATGCTACCCATCCAGTTTCGAGAACAGCGTCACACTTCTGTAGTCAACCCGGTGGCAGAATTTTTACAGGGTTGGCAATATCTGAGGACAAACCGCTTGGTATGGAATGCTATGATTCAAATTGTAGCTCTATACTGCGTTTTTGCATCTTTACTGGAATTATCCATTAGACTAGCAAACAGACTAAAATTAGAACAAACAGATTTTAGCTTTTTCGTAGCTGCAGCTGGTGTAGGTATGGTTCTGGGCGCAGCAATAATTGGGCATTTTAGTCAACAGCTAGATCGTCAACCCTTACCCCTAATTGGGTTTATATTTATGGCATTGGCACTGGGAATGTTTATTTTCACCTATAACCTTCCCTGGGGTTTATTTCTATGTGTTTTCCTGGGTCTAGGAGCATCCCTGGTTAACGTGCCCATGCAAACCCTAATTCAACAATATACTCCCCCATCCATGCACGGGAAGGTATTTGGCTTTCAAAATCACGCCGTGAATATTGCCCTTTCCTTCCCCCTACTAATTACTACTAAACTGGTGAATGCTCTGGGTTTATCTTTATTTCTGTTTGGCATGAGTCTCACTGTGGCTATAATTGGCCTGTGGACCTGGCAAAATACTAGAGAATAA
- the ilvB gene encoding biosynthetic-type acetolactate synthase large subunit yields MRSPSQINSSQSEKRKSAPISHSWTQPIRATGGFALLDSLLRHGVEYIFGYPGGAILPIYDDLYKVEETGSIKHILVRHEQGASHAADGYARATGKVGVCFGTSGPGATNLVTGIATAYMDSIPMIIVTGQVPRPAIGTDAFQETDIYGITLPIVKHSYVVRDPKDMARIVAEAFHLASTGRPGPVLIDVPKDVALEKFDYTPVEPGSVKLPGYRPTVKGNPRQINAAIQLITESRKPLLYVGGGAIASGSHKEIKELAELFNIPVTTTLMGIGAFDEHHPLSLGMLGMHGTAYANFAVTDCDLLICVGARFDDRVTGKLDEFASHAKVIHIDIDPAEVGKNRVPEVPIVGDVKNVLEDLLRRCHNNHHNHHNRNQEWLNLIGRWKQDYPLIVPHYPDSISPQEVIVEIGKQAPNAIYTTDVGQHQMWAAQFLKNGPRRWISSAGLGTMGFGVPAAMGAKVAFPEEEVICISGDASFQMCLQELGTLAQYGINVKTVILNNGWQGMVRQWQEAFYGERYSCSNMEVGMPDIELLAQAYGIKGMVITKQEELSQKIAEMLEHKGPVVVNVHVTKDENCYPMVAPGKSNAQMFGLPKPGPTTVVESTYCNHCGTKNPSTHNFCSQCGSKL; encoded by the coding sequence GTGCGATCGCCTTCTCAAATCAATTCCTCACAGTCTGAAAAACGCAAGTCTGCTCCTATCTCCCACTCCTGGACCCAACCCATAAGAGCAACCGGTGGTTTTGCTCTGTTGGATAGTCTACTCCGTCATGGAGTGGAGTATATTTTTGGTTATCCCGGAGGAGCTATACTTCCTATTTATGATGACCTGTATAAAGTAGAAGAAACAGGTAGTATTAAACACATTCTAGTTCGTCATGAACAAGGTGCTTCCCATGCTGCGGATGGTTATGCCCGTGCAACGGGCAAGGTGGGGGTATGTTTTGGTACTTCCGGACCGGGAGCTACCAACTTAGTAACAGGTATTGCCACCGCCTACATGGACTCCATACCCATGATAATTGTCACTGGACAAGTACCCAGACCCGCTATTGGTACTGATGCTTTCCAAGAGACAGATATTTATGGTATTACCTTGCCCATAGTCAAACACTCTTACGTGGTGCGGGATCCCAAGGACATGGCCAGAATTGTGGCTGAAGCCTTTCATCTAGCTAGTACGGGTAGACCTGGACCAGTTCTCATAGACGTTCCCAAGGATGTAGCCCTGGAAAAATTTGACTATACCCCAGTGGAACCAGGTTCGGTTAAATTACCGGGATATCGCCCCACAGTTAAGGGCAATCCTAGACAAATTAATGCCGCTATTCAACTAATCACAGAAAGTCGCAAACCACTCTTGTATGTCGGTGGAGGAGCGATCGCCTCTGGATCCCATAAAGAAATCAAAGAACTGGCGGAATTATTCAATATCCCAGTCACCACCACCCTGATGGGAATTGGTGCATTTGACGAACATCATCCCCTGTCCTTGGGAATGTTAGGTATGCACGGAACTGCATACGCTAATTTTGCCGTAACAGACTGTGACCTACTAATTTGTGTAGGGGCAAGATTTGATGATAGAGTAACAGGAAAACTAGATGAATTTGCTTCCCATGCGAAAGTAATTCACATTGATATTGACCCAGCGGAAGTGGGCAAAAACCGAGTTCCGGAAGTTCCCATAGTTGGGGATGTGAAAAACGTCTTAGAAGACCTATTGAGGCGATGTCATAACAATCATCACAATCACCATAATCGCAATCAGGAATGGCTAAACCTAATTGGTCGTTGGAAACAAGATTACCCTCTCATTGTTCCCCACTACCCTGATAGCATTTCCCCCCAAGAAGTAATAGTGGAAATTGGCAAACAAGCTCCCAACGCCATTTACACCACTGATGTGGGACAACATCAAATGTGGGCAGCCCAATTCCTCAAAAATGGACCAAGACGGTGGATTTCTAGTGCGGGTTTAGGCACCATGGGTTTTGGCGTACCCGCAGCTATGGGAGCCAAAGTAGCCTTTCCTGAAGAAGAGGTCATTTGTATTAGTGGTGATGCCAGTTTCCAAATGTGTTTACAAGAACTGGGAACTTTAGCACAATATGGCATAAATGTCAAGACCGTGATTTTAAATAACGGTTGGCAAGGAATGGTAAGACAATGGCAAGAGGCCTTCTATGGTGAGAGGTACTCCTGTTCTAATATGGAAGTAGGAATGCCCGATATTGAGCTTTTAGCTCAAGCTTATGGCATTAAGGGCATGGTGATTACTAAACAAGAAGAGTTATCACAAAAAATAGCAGAAATGTTAGAGCATAAAGGTCCAGTAGTGGTTAACGTTCACGTCACCAAAGATGAAAACTGCTATCCTATGGTAGCACCTGGTAAAAGCAATGCCCAGATGTTCGGGTTACCCAAACCAGGACCAACCACAGTAGTAGAATCAACTTATTGCAACCATTGTGGCACCAAAAACCCTTCCACTCATAATTTTTGTTCCCAGTGTGGGTCTAAATTGTGA
- a CDS encoding CGLD27 family protein: MIRSSVDNCPVPIEQQPLHEYEELKNSWFFGDSTLGWRGYLTRILWIWGWSWLIAGPVSASSFPVEKHIFHFILCGSAIASLVVVLVLIRLYLGWFYIRNRLYSATVLYEESGWYDGQIWHKPREIIDRDRLIVAYEIKPILGRLQMTFGVVAILYFTGILVWNLF; encoded by the coding sequence ATGATAAGATCTTCGGTTGATAATTGTCCAGTTCCCATTGAACAGCAACCGCTCCACGAGTACGAGGAATTAAAAAATTCCTGGTTTTTTGGGGATAGTACCCTAGGTTGGCGTGGTTACCTGACCAGAATTTTATGGATTTGGGGTTGGTCTTGGTTGATAGCTGGTCCGGTTTCAGCTTCTAGTTTCCCTGTAGAAAAGCATATATTTCATTTTATCCTTTGTGGTAGTGCTATTGCTAGTCTAGTGGTGGTTCTGGTACTAATCAGGTTGTATCTAGGCTGGTTTTATATAAGAAATCGCCTTTACAGTGCCACGGTTTTATATGAGGAATCTGGCTGGTATGATGGACAAATATGGCATAAGCCACGGGAAATTATTGATCGAGATCGTTTAATTGTGGCTTATGAAATTAAACCCATTTTGGGACGCTTACAGATGACCTTTGGCGTGGTGGCTATTTTGTATTTCACTGGCATTTTGGTCTGGAATTTGTTCTAA
- the rsfS gene encoding ribosome silencing factor, translating into MTDYFPSNLPLKSIPHSKKTVNTPMVETGDSSGKLALTIAQAASERKAGEILLLKVTDVSYLSDYFLVMTGYSRVQVRAISSAIEEKVETELQRRPLRTEGKGEGSWVLQDYGDVIVHIMMPKEREFYNLEAFWSHAEHIPLENPKDLEDGPNDKIFG; encoded by the coding sequence ATGACTGATTATTTCCCAAGCAATTTACCGTTAAAATCAATTCCACATAGCAAAAAGACAGTGAACACCCCAATGGTGGAAACTGGAGATAGCAGTGGGAAATTAGCTCTCACCATAGCACAAGCAGCATCAGAACGTAAAGCAGGCGAAATTTTACTGCTCAAGGTAACAGATGTCTCCTACCTGTCGGATTATTTTTTAGTGATGACTGGTTATTCCAGGGTGCAGGTTAGGGCCATCTCCTCTGCTATAGAAGAAAAGGTGGAAACGGAATTACAACGTCGTCCTTTGCGCACAGAAGGAAAAGGGGAAGGTAGTTGGGTATTACAAGACTATGGAGATGTGATTGTTCACATTATGATGCCCAAGGAACGAGAATTTTATAATTTGGAAGCGTTCTGGAGTCATGCAGAGCATATTCCTTTAGAAAACCCTAAAGACCTTGAGGATGGTCCAAATGATAAGATCTTCGGTTGA
- a CDS encoding YdcF family protein, protein MFLYLSKLLPLFFYPLGLAGVSLVIAFITLWKRPKIAAGCIAISLATLMISGNGWVSKSLVRSLEWQNIPLEKIPEAEAIVVLGGATKPATWPRSTVDLNESGDRVIYAAQLYGQKKAPLIILSGGRIDWRGGGPPESADMAAILISLGIPPEVIIEEPNSFNTYENAVNVKKILESRGIKKVLLVTSAMHTPRALKIFQRQGVEVIPAPTDFIVSRSELEELIATPKSTILNLFPSADNLNNFTNALKEYIGYLVYALRGWL, encoded by the coding sequence ATGTTTTTATATCTTTCTAAACTACTACCGCTATTTTTTTATCCTTTAGGTTTAGCTGGTGTCAGTTTAGTTATTGCTTTTATCACCTTGTGGAAGCGTCCTAAAATTGCCGCAGGTTGCATTGCCATATCCTTAGCTACATTAATGATATCTGGTAATGGGTGGGTATCTAAAAGTTTGGTTAGGTCCCTGGAATGGCAAAATATCCCCCTGGAAAAAATACCCGAAGCTGAAGCGATTGTGGTTCTGGGTGGTGCTACCAAACCAGCTACTTGGCCCCGTTCCACAGTAGACTTAAACGAGTCCGGAGACAGGGTAATCTATGCTGCTCAACTGTATGGACAAAAAAAAGCACCTTTGATTATTTTAAGTGGTGGACGTATTGATTGGCGTGGTGGTGGACCACCAGAATCAGCGGATATGGCTGCCATTCTCATATCTCTAGGTATTCCTCCAGAAGTAATTATTGAGGAACCAAATTCCTTTAATACTTACGAGAACGCGGTCAATGTCAAGAAAATCCTGGAAAGTCGGGGAATCAAAAAAGTGTTATTGGTCACTTCAGCCATGCACACACCCCGGGCTCTGAAAATTTTTCAACGTCAGGGTGTGGAAGTAATTCCCGCTCCCACGGATTTTATTGTTAGTCGGAGTGAGCTAGAAGAACTAATTGCTACTCCTAAGTCCACCATATTAAATTTGTTCCCCAGTGCTGACAATTTAAATAATTTTACCAACGCTTTAAAAGAATATATTGGTTACCTAGTTTATGCTCTGCGTGGTTGGTTATAG